The DNA segment GTCAGGATCGCGCGGTCGCCGTCGGGACGCGTGAGATGGGTCGACGCGCCGGTCGGGCGCGTCGGGTCGATCCGGATGAGCGAGGTGTCGACCCGTCGGCGGTCGAGTTCGTCGGCGAGGAAGACCCCGAACGGGTCGTCGCCGCGCACGCTCACGAGGGATGTAGGGATCCCGAGTCGTGCGGCCCCGCATGCGGTGATCGCCGAGGAGCTGCCCATCGTGAGGGTCGTCGCGGGGACGATCTGTTCGTGCTGACCGAACCGGAGCTCTCCGTCGAGCTCCACGATCAGATCGACGCAGAGTTCCCCGACGACGAGCAACGCGTTCACGCGCTCGGCTGCGGCGTGATCCATTCGCTCCACGTCCCTTCGATTCGAATGCCGTGCTCCTCCGCCCAGTCTGCGACAGCGCCCGACGCGGCGTCGCACGCGCGCCCGTGCGCCTCGCGGCCGCGATCGGAGCCGTGGATGGTGACGACCGGCCACGGGTGCGTCGCTGCACCGCCGCTGGCGACCGCGGCCAGGACCGGGGTGCCCATGGCGATGACGTCGCCGGGGCCGAGCCCGAGACTGTCGGACACGGCGTCTGCCACGCGGGTCAGGAGGTCCGTGCCCGCCGAGTGCTCGGGGTGGATGACGGTGACGATCGGCATCAGTCGGTGACGAGGACGGAGCGGTTCAGGAAGGGCGGGGTGTCGGGGTTGCGTCCCTTGATCGCCGCGAGTTCGACCGCGAGCCGATGCACGAGCGGGAGGTTCGACTGGGCCTGGAGGTCGTTCGCGTAGACGGCGGCGCCGGTCGCGCGCACGTCGGCGACGACGACCTCGGGCGCTTCATCGAGGAACCAGACGAGGCTGCCCTCCCCGGCGCACGAGATCGGTCCATGCTGGTACTCCCAGACGGGGTAGGCCTCGGTCCAGAACCCGGCGGACTCGCGGACCTTGAGTGCTGCCTCCTGGGCGAGGCCGACGGAGGAACGATGTCCGAGGAACACGACGTGCCGGAGCGTGGCGGGGTCGGCCGGAAGGGGGAGCTCCAGTGCGGTCCGCGCCTCGGATGCCAGGGACGCGGGCGCCGCGCCGATCGACGCGCGGAGCGCGGTGAGCGCCGTCGTCGCGAATCGGGTCTGCACGATGGAGGTCTCGTCGGCGAACCCGAGGTGGACGATCCGGTCGGCGCAGAGCCGCCCGAGGGGGGTGTCCGCATCGCCCAGGATCGCGGTGATGCGGTTGGTCTCGCCGTAGCGTTCGACGATGTCGACGACGTCGGCGGTGGTGCCCGAACGCGAGAGGACGACGATGTGCTCGTCGTCGTCGACCCAGGTGAGTTCGCTCGGGATCGCTGCGCGGGTTCGGCCGAGGCCTGCGTCGTTGCGAAGGTAGGCGTAGGCGTCGCCGATGTAGTACGAAGTGCCGCAGCCGATGACGAGGACCTTCTCGCCGGCCCGGGGGAGCAGTCCGATCTCCGAGTCCGGGAGGCTCATGGCGCGCTCCCACATCTCGGGCTGGGTCGCCAGCTCGCGTCGGGTGACGATGCCGGGCTGCTCTGAGTTGTCGTTCATCACGTGATCCTCGAGGTCGGCCGCGACTGCGGCGGAACATGTGGTCAAATTCAATCAGAAATGAGCAGGAATTGAAAGTTCTTGACAGAAATGGCTCTGGTGGCTGATACTGCTTGAATCAACTTGGCGCAGCGCAGCAACGGAGCTCGCCGTTCGATCACAGGAGGAGATCGCAGCGTGAAACTCATCAAGCGGACGCTCGGCATCGTCGGAGTCGTCACGGCGGGCACACTGGTGCTCAGCGGGTGTGCGGGCTTCGGCGGAGGCGGGTCAGAGGGCGACGAGCAGTCGCTCACCTTCACCACCTGGGGCAGCGAAGCCGAAGAGGTCAGCTTCCAGGAACTCATCGACCAGTTCGAAGCCGAGAACGAGGGCGCGGAGATCAAGCTGAACGTCGTGCCCTACGACCAGATGTTCTCGAACATCGACGCACAGCTCTCGTCGGGGAATGCCCCCGACCTCTTCCGCGCCGACTACGGCAACCTCGGCGTCTACTCGAGCCAGGGGCAGCTCCTGGACCTCTCCGATGCCTTCTCGGATGACGAGGCGTCGGAGTTCACCCCGGCGATGTGGGAGGCCGTCTCCTACGACGGCGTGCCGTACGGCGTTCCCCACCAGACCGATGTCTCGGCGCTGCTCGTGAACATCCCGATGCTCACCGAAGCCGGCATCGACGTCGCCTCGCTGCCCACGTCACAGGACGACGCATGGACCTGGGAGGAGTTCGCCTCGGTCGCAGGGCAACTGCGCGCGGCACTCCCGGCCGACGAGTACCCGTTCGTGTACAACTGGCAGCTCAACGGCGCGCCGCGGTGGCTGAGCTGGCTCTTCCAGGCCGACGGCACCTTCCTCGACGGCGACACCGCGACGATCGACTCGGCCGAGGGCGCGCGTGCGCTCGACTTCACCAAGAGCTTCTTCGAGAAGAACTGGGTGCCGCCGACGAGCTCGACCAAGGGCACCGTGTACGCCGACGCCCTGTTCACCGAGGGCACGGCCGCGATGGCCTTCATCGGGTCCTTCCTGGTTCCCGACATCGACCAGCTCGCCGGGTTCGAGTGGACCGCCATCCCGATGCCCAAGGATGAGCGTGGCGCGACCGACCTCGGCGGAAACGCCCTCGTCGCGACGAAGGACACCAAGAACCCCGAGCTCGCGGCCGAGTTCCTGAAGTTCATGGTCTCGGCCGACGCGATGGCGCTGTTCTGCGGCAACACCAACGAACTGCCGACGCGCATCGACCTCGAAGGCGATGCGGTCGAGTTCAAGGTGCGTCCCGACGTCATGCCCGTCTTCGTCGATCAGGCGGCGACGATCGAGGCCGAAGACGTCAAGCAGCTGACCTCGCCGGCGATGGCCGCCGTGAACACCGCGCTCCAGGACCAGCTCGAGGCGGCCTTCATCGGCGGCCAGTCGACCGCCGAGACCCTGGAGAACCTCAGCGCGGCGATCGAGGAAGCGGCGAACTAATGACCACCACGACCGCCCGCGGCCGGGAGAGCGCCCCCGCGCCGACCCGCCCGCGGGCGGCGCGCCGCGCCGCCCGCTTCAAGGAGTCCCTCGTCGGCTGGGGCTTCACCGCACCGAACCTCGTCCTGATGACGATGTTCCTGTTCGTGCCGATGGTCTGGGCACTCGTCCTGTCGTTCCAGGACACCCAGGGCTTCGGGGATCCGGAGTGGGTCGGCGCAGCCAACTACGCGACGCTCGTCAGCGACCCGGTGTTCTGGCGGAGCCTGTTCAACACCCTCGTCTTCACCGCGGCGACGGTCCCGATCGAACTCGCGGGCGGGCTCGGGCTCGCCGTGCTGCTGAACTCGGTCCTGCCCGCGCGTGGGGTCTTCCGGACGATCATCGTGCTGCCGATGGTCATCTCGGGCGTCGCCTCGGGCATGATCGCCGTCATCCTCTTCTACGAGTCCAACGGCCTCATCAACAAGGTGCTCGTCGCGACGGGGCTCGATCCCGTCGCATGGCAGTCGCAGGGCGGCCCCGCGATGGTGTCCGTCGTCATCGCCGCGATCTGGTTGCGGATCGGGTTCAACATGATCATCTACCTGGCGGGGCTCCAGAACATCTCGCCCGAGATGTACGAGGCCGCTCGCATCGACGGAGCGAGCCGGTGGCAGCAGTTCCGTTCGGTCACCGTGCCGCTCGTCGGCCCCTCCACGTTCTTCCTGCTCATCATGAACGTCATCGCGTCGTTCCAGGTGTTCGACCTGATCTTCGTGATGACCGGCGGCGGACCGGGCAACGCGACGTCGGTACTCGGAACGTACGCCTACCGGAACGGATTCCAGATCCGCGAGCAGGGCTACGGCGCGGCGATCGGCATCGTGATCCTCATCATCACGCTCATCTTCACGTACATCCAGTGGAAGACGAGCCGGACGCGGGATCTCGCGGAGTAGGAGCACATCATGGCAAACACCACTGCGATGCTGGAGATCGCCGAGGCCGAGATCCTCGGCGACCGGAAGGCCGCAAGCCTGCGTCGTCGTCGTCGCCGTCGTCGCTCGGCCGACCGCAAGGGGGTCGTGCTGCGAACGATCGTCGCGATCGTCGTGGCGGCGATCGTGGTCTTCCCGCTCTACTGGATGGTCGTCGTCGCCTTCTCGCCGCGAGGCGAGGTGTTCGAGCCGGGGCTTCGGCTGTGGCCGTCGACGCTGACGATGGAGAACTTCGAGAAGGTCTTCGATCGCGTCCCCGTCGTCGCCTGGTTCGGGAACTCGGTCGTCATCGGGTTGTTCGTCACGGCGCTGACGGTCATCGTCAACCTGCTCGCGGGCTACGCCTTCGCTCGGCTCCGCTTCCGCGGTCGCAACGCCGTCTTCCTGCTGGTCCTGTCCACGATGATGATCCCCGTGCAGGCGATCATGGTCGCGCAGTTCAAGCTCGTGACGGGTCTCGGGGTCTACGGAACCTACTGGGGCGTCATCCTCCCGGCTTCGGCGGCCGCGTTCGGCATCTTCCTCGCCCGGCAGTTCTTCATCGGCATCCCCGATGAGATCGTCGAGGCGGCGCGAATCGACGGTGCCGGACACCTTCGGATCTTCCTCCAGGTCGTCCTGCCGCTGTGCAAGCCACTCATCGCGGTGCTGAC comes from the Agromyces marinus genome and includes:
- a CDS encoding SIS domain-containing protein; the encoded protein is MNDNSEQPGIVTRRELATQPEMWERAMSLPDSEIGLLPRAGEKVLVIGCGTSYYIGDAYAYLRNDAGLGRTRAAIPSELTWVDDDEHIVVLSRSGTTADVVDIVERYGETNRITAILGDADTPLGRLCADRIVHLGFADETSIVQTRFATTALTALRASIGAAPASLASEARTALELPLPADPATLRHVVFLGHRSSVGLAQEAALKVRESAGFWTEAYPVWEYQHGPISCAGEGSLVWFLDEAPEVVVADVRATGAAVYANDLQAQSNLPLVHRLAVELAAIKGRNPDTPPFLNRSVLVTD
- a CDS encoding ABC transporter substrate-binding protein: MKLIKRTLGIVGVVTAGTLVLSGCAGFGGGGSEGDEQSLTFTTWGSEAEEVSFQELIDQFEAENEGAEIKLNVVPYDQMFSNIDAQLSSGNAPDLFRADYGNLGVYSSQGQLLDLSDAFSDDEASEFTPAMWEAVSYDGVPYGVPHQTDVSALLVNIPMLTEAGIDVASLPTSQDDAWTWEEFASVAGQLRAALPADEYPFVYNWQLNGAPRWLSWLFQADGTFLDGDTATIDSAEGARALDFTKSFFEKNWVPPTSSTKGTVYADALFTEGTAAMAFIGSFLVPDIDQLAGFEWTAIPMPKDERGATDLGGNALVATKDTKNPELAAEFLKFMVSADAMALFCGNTNELPTRIDLEGDAVEFKVRPDVMPVFVDQAATIEAEDVKQLTSPAMAAVNTALQDQLEAAFIGGQSTAETLENLSAAIEEAAN
- a CDS encoding carbohydrate ABC transporter permease, which translates into the protein MTTTTARGRESAPAPTRPRAARRAARFKESLVGWGFTAPNLVLMTMFLFVPMVWALVLSFQDTQGFGDPEWVGAANYATLVSDPVFWRSLFNTLVFTAATVPIELAGGLGLAVLLNSVLPARGVFRTIIVLPMVISGVASGMIAVILFYESNGLINKVLVATGLDPVAWQSQGGPAMVSVVIAAIWLRIGFNMIIYLAGLQNISPEMYEAARIDGASRWQQFRSVTVPLVGPSTFFLLIMNVIASFQVFDLIFVMTGGGPGNATSVLGTYAYRNGFQIREQGYGAAIGIVILIITLIFTYIQWKTSRTRDLAE
- a CDS encoding carbohydrate ABC transporter permease, which gives rise to MANTTAMLEIAEAEILGDRKAASLRRRRRRRRSADRKGVVLRTIVAIVVAAIVVFPLYWMVVVAFSPRGEVFEPGLRLWPSTLTMENFEKVFDRVPVVAWFGNSVVIGLFVTALTVIVNLLAGYAFARLRFRGRNAVFLLVLSTMMIPVQAIMVAQFKLVTGLGVYGTYWGVILPASAAAFGIFLARQFFIGIPDEIVEAARIDGAGHLRIFLQVVLPLCKPLIAVLTLLTLMGSWNDFAWPLIALNDNELFTLPIGLLYLQNQTAPDYNAIMALALISVLPMVLLFLFFQRYFVQGFARSGIK